A single genomic interval of Hydrotalea sp. harbors:
- a CDS encoding FAD-dependent oxidoreductase: MDQARVCIIGGGAMGVGLLYHLTKVEGWKDVVLVEKGELTSGSTWHAAGQVPNFIGNLSMAMVHNYGVKFYPELEKETGAPVGWHGCGGIRLACSDAEVDWFHYVNGIAKLVGFEMHLISPSEIKKYHPFIKTDDVKLGAYTAHDGHTDPASVTNAMAQVAKKYGADIRRRTTVTAIKQKPSGEWVVTTDKGGVMGEIVCEHVVNAAGCYGDQIMRMVGKRAAMSNMMHQYIVTETVKEVVDFNQAMGKELPVIRDPYSHAYLRQERDGILVGPYERSEAKISFLDNDGVPPPEFENALFEPEMDRLIPWLERAGERFPLFANAGIKKVISGPITHTPDGNVLMGPAAGLNNFWMATGASIGIAQGAGNGKYLAQWIVHGQSEINMRPFDPRRFGDWALGKYTSEKSIDDYQHMYHCHCPGEYHPAGRPITETPLTPVEKQKGGVFAEIHGWERVKWFSAKQEAENYSFRHNNAKPMVDEECHAVATGVGIVNMSSFSKFLVEGDDAAAMLDHLTTNKLPARDGGIVLTHALTPGGVYTSEFTMFRKSDKSFMLMSGASDRVRDTDVLSNGIKAAKGKNITLTDVSNDYCVLVVAGPEARNILQPLTQSKLTSDSFPWLSGQEVTLAGARATMLRVNYVGELGWEIYHKPSDMVKIYDAIWESAQSNAKGKNIRDVGIYAVNSLRLEKGYRGLGSELTNELGPIEAKMERFVDFNKDFVGKAAVMKIKNGTPRYRLVMLKLSDADHDMLGNEPVFAGDKRVGVTTGGAYGRRVKAALTFAYIKPEHDKMGGQFTIPSLGKDRTAEIISEVPYDIKNEKLKS; the protein is encoded by the coding sequence ATGGATCAAGCACGCGTTTGTATTATCGGTGGCGGCGCCATGGGCGTTGGGTTGCTGTATCACTTGACCAAGGTCGAGGGCTGGAAGGATGTTGTCCTGGTGGAGAAGGGGGAATTGACCTCTGGCTCGACCTGGCACGCGGCGGGGCAGGTTCCCAATTTTATTGGCAATTTGTCGATGGCGATGGTGCATAATTATGGCGTTAAATTTTACCCCGAATTGGAAAAAGAAACCGGCGCGCCGGTTGGCTGGCATGGTTGCGGCGGGATAAGGTTGGCCTGTAGCGATGCCGAGGTCGATTGGTTTCATTATGTTAATGGCATTGCCAAATTGGTGGGGTTCGAAATGCACCTTATCAGTCCGTCAGAAATAAAAAAATATCATCCTTTTATTAAAACCGACGATGTGAAACTTGGCGCCTACACCGCGCACGACGGCCACACCGACCCGGCGTCGGTTACCAACGCCATGGCCCAGGTGGCAAAAAAATACGGCGCGGATATTCGCCGCCGCACCACGGTGACGGCGATTAAGCAAAAACCATCCGGCGAATGGGTGGTTACCACCGACAAGGGTGGCGTGATGGGCGAGATTGTTTGCGAACATGTGGTCAATGCCGCCGGTTGTTATGGCGACCAAATTATGCGCATGGTGGGCAAACGCGCCGCCATGTCGAACATGATGCACCAATATATTGTTACCGAAACGGTCAAGGAAGTGGTGGATTTTAATCAAGCGATGGGCAAGGAATTGCCGGTTATTCGCGACCCTTATTCTCATGCTTACCTGCGGCAAGAACGCGATGGTATTTTGGTTGGCCCATACGAGCGGAGCGAGGCGAAAATTTCGTTCCTAGATAACGATGGTGTGCCGCCGCCCGAATTTGAAAATGCCCTGTTCGAGCCCGAGATGGACAGGCTTATCCCGTGGTTAGAGCGCGCTGGCGAGCGGTTCCCGTTGTTTGCCAATGCGGGGATTAAGAAGGTTATTTCTGGCCCCATCACCCACACGCCCGACGGCAATGTGTTGATGGGCCCGGCCGCTGGCTTAAATAATTTTTGGATGGCGACCGGTGCCTCAATCGGTATCGCCCAGGGCGCGGGCAACGGCAAATACCTGGCGCAATGGATAGTCCATGGCCAGTCGGAAATTAACATGCGGCCGTTTGACCCACGGCGGTTTGGCGATTGGGCGTTGGGCAAATACACCAGCGAAAAATCAATCGATGATTACCAACATATGTATCATTGCCACTGCCCAGGTGAATATCACCCGGCTGGCCGACCAATAACCGAAACGCCACTGACGCCGGTGGAAAAGCAAAAGGGTGGGGTGTTCGCCGAAATTCATGGTTGGGAACGGGTGAAATGGTTCAGTGCAAAGCAAGAGGCAGAAAATTACAGCTTTCGCCACAACAATGCCAAACCGATGGTCGATGAAGAATGCCATGCGGTGGCGACTGGTGTGGGTATTGTCAACATGTCGTCATTTAGCAAATTTTTGGTCGAGGGTGACGACGCGGCGGCAATGCTTGACCATTTGACCACCAACAAATTGCCAGCGCGCGATGGTGGTATTGTCTTGACCCATGCCCTGACGCCGGGCGGGGTTTATACATCGGAATTTACGATGTTCCGCAAATCGGATAAAAGTTTTATGTTGATGAGCGGCGCGTCTGACCGCGTGCGCGACACCGATGTGTTGAGTAATGGCATCAAGGCGGCGAAAGGAAAAAATATCACCCTGACCGATGTCAGCAACGATTATTGCGTGTTGGTGGTGGCCGGGCCGGAGGCGCGAAATATCCTGCAACCCCTGACGCAGAGCAAACTGACCAGCGATTCTTTTCCATGGTTGAGCGGGCAGGAGGTAACATTGGCCGGCGCGCGCGCCACCATGTTGCGCGTTAATTATGTTGGCGAATTGGGTTGGGAAATTTATCACAAACCAAGCGACATGGTTAAAATATATGATGCGATTTGGGAATCGGCGCAAAGCAATGCCAAGGGCAAAAACATCCGCGACGTTGGCATTTACGCCGTCAACAGCCTGCGGCTGGAGAAGGGGTATCGTGGCTTGGGTTCTGAACTGACAAACGAATTGGGCCCGATAGAGGCCAAGATGGAACGTTTCGTCGATTTTAATAAAGATTTTGTCGGTAAGGCGGCGGTGATGAAGATTAAAAATGGCACGCCGCGTTATCGCTTGGTGATGTTAAAATTATCCGACGCCGACCATGATATGTTGGGCAACGAACCGGTATTTGCCGGCGATAAGCGCGTCGGGGTTACGACCGGTGGGGCATATGGCCGGCGGGTCAAGGCGGCCTTGACATTTGCCTATATCAAACCCGAGCATGACAAAATGGGCGGGCAATTTACCATTCCATCGCTGGGCAAGGATCGCACGGCGGAGATTATTTCCGAAGTGCCATACGACATTAAAAACGAAAAACTAAAATCGTAA
- the grxC gene encoding glutaredoxin 3 produces MKKVEVFTRDACPFCDQAKNLLKQQNIPFTEYNIWHDKAAADDMKKRVPNARTVPQIFIDGQSVGGYSDLAKLHQDSKLHAMVQ; encoded by the coding sequence ATGAAAAAAGTAGAAGTATTTACCCGCGATGCCTGTCCATTCTGCGACCAGGCCAAAAATTTGTTAAAACAACAAAATATCCCCTTCACCGAATATAATATCTGGCATGATAAGGCCGCGGCCGATGACATGAAAAAACGCGTGCCCAACGCCCGCACCGTGCCGCAAATTTTTATCGATGGTCAATCGGTCGGCGGTTACAGCGATTTGGCAAAATTGCACCAAGACAGCAAATTGCACGCCATGGTGCAATAG
- a CDS encoding TIGR02186 family protein has protein sequence MAAIIGIIMAANTAQALTMSESVINMDLNFHDKLLLVEGVLDSKNQQVVVTLTGPNISANLWQKKKFWGIWINGVKKTFDDIPSFYYWAVTDDNLANRMTDWQKYIFLIGDDALTRGFYDQLNDAPASKKIYSEGLLQSLESKKLYFPEPEDIFTNKNTFYLPIVIHPETPIGIYHLTAYYIDGWHISRTERLSLLVEKKGLSSAISNFAEKNSLLYGVIAIIIAIAFGCLSAFIYNKFILPWHEKKQKQKTKQPAKKTKRKKQP, from the coding sequence ATGGCCGCCATCATCGGCATTATCATGGCGGCGAACACGGCGCAGGCCCTTACCATGTCTGAATCGGTTATCAACATGGACCTTAATTTTCATGACAAGTTGCTGTTGGTCGAGGGGGTGCTCGACAGCAAAAACCAACAGGTGGTGGTAACCCTTACCGGGCCCAACATCTCGGCCAATTTATGGCAAAAGAAAAAATTTTGGGGCATATGGATTAACGGCGTCAAAAAAACTTTTGACGATATTCCTTCCTTTTATTATTGGGCGGTAACCGATGATAATTTGGCCAACCGCATGACCGATTGGCAAAAATATATTTTTCTCATCGGTGACGATGCCTTGACCCGTGGTTTTTATGACCAGCTTAACGATGCCCCGGCCAGCAAAAAAATTTACAGCGAGGGTTTGTTGCAATCGTTAGAGAGCAAAAAATTATATTTTCCGGAGCCTGAAGATATATTTACAAATAAAAATACTTTTTACCTGCCAATTGTTATTCACCCCGAAACGCCTATCGGCATTTATCACCTGACGGCCTATTATATCGATGGTTGGCATATTTCGCGCACCGAGCGGTTGTCACTGCTGGTTGAGAAAAAAGGGTTGAGCTCGGCCATCAGCAATTTTGCCGAAAAAAATTCCTTGCTTTATGGTGTTATTGCAATTATTATAGCGATTGCCTTTGGCTGCTTATCGGCCTTTATTTACAACAAATTTATTTTGCCGTGGCACGAAAAAAAGCAAAAACAAAAAACCAAACAACCGGCTAAAAAAACAAAAAGAAAGAAACAACCATGA
- a CDS encoding sulfite exporter TauE/SafE family protein — protein MLDFFNIYLPIAGVSINALFLMLIGAGVGVLSGIFGIGGGFIITPLLFFLGVPSNIAVATSANQVLATSVSSTLLQRQSGQIDYKIGNYMLAGGVVSVMVGSLLFASLKSIGQVDLFLRLSYIGFLLFVGMMIWRESFSAISRRKGEDFWHEYIKIPLVSTINLKLKTPIDLSPMSLTFTWGNHLGKRLSQVIKNWFRDLPSVEYFPVSGLKMSIWLPVMLGALIGFFSSILGVGGSIIAIPFMTYVLKMPNRVVVGTSLYQVVFISALTSLMQSMLGRSLDIVLSVLLTIGGVIGAAMGNQLNNKLSPDVLRLLFSCMVLVLATTLLIGLFIVPQSLFLLSIIAP, from the coding sequence ATGTTAGATTTTTTCAATATTTATTTACCGATCGCTGGGGTTTCCATCAACGCGCTGTTTTTGATGTTGATTGGGGCTGGCGTCGGTGTATTGAGCGGTATTTTCGGCATCGGCGGTGGTTTTATTATCACGCCATTGTTATTTTTTCTTGGCGTGCCCTCGAACATTGCGGTGGCGACCTCGGCCAACCAAGTGCTGGCGACATCGGTATCAAGCACGCTATTGCAACGTCAATCCGGCCAGATAGATTACAAAATTGGCAATTACATGTTGGCCGGCGGGGTGGTTTCGGTCATGGTCGGCAGTTTGCTGTTCGCCAGTTTGAAATCCATCGGCCAGGTCGATTTGTTTTTACGTTTATCCTACATTGGGTTTTTGCTGTTTGTCGGCATGATGATTTGGCGCGAAAGTTTCAGCGCCATCAGCCGTCGCAAGGGCGAGGATTTCTGGCACGAATATATAAAAATTCCGCTGGTCAGCACGATTAACCTAAAATTAAAAACACCCATCGATTTGTCGCCGATGTCATTGACCTTTACCTGGGGCAACCACCTGGGCAAACGCCTATCCCAGGTGATTAAAAATTGGTTTCGTGATTTGCCGTCGGTTGAATATTTTCCGGTGTCGGGTTTAAAAATGAGCATCTGGCTACCCGTTATGTTGGGTGCGCTGATTGGTTTTTTTTCATCCATCCTTGGTGTCGGCGGCAGTATCATCGCCATCCCCTTCATGACCTATGTGCTGAAAATGCCAAATCGCGTCGTGGTGGGCACCTCGCTCTATCAGGTGGTGTTCATCTCGGCCTTGACCAGCTTGATGCAAAGCATGTTGGGGCGGTCGCTTGATATTGTGCTCAGCGTGCTTCTGACCATCGGCGGCGTGATTGGCGCGGCCATGGGCAACCAATTAAATAACAAATTATCGCCCGATGTGTTGCGGTTGTTGTTTTCCTGCATGGTGTTGGTGCTTGCCACGACCTTATTGATTGGCTTGTTCATTGTGCCGCAATCATTATTCTTATTGTCAATCATCGCCCCTTAA
- the prfB gene encoding peptide chain release factor 2 gives MFDLPALTEKLEAINKMADDKDLWQDNQKAAGLLKERSTIEKKIAAIDNIDKQWQDATAMTELAREADDQAMLQEASRELKKIAEQIEKKQLESLLSGDADHYGCFLEIHAGAGGTESQDWAEMLLRLYSRWASAHDYQAELIQETRGEEAGVKSVTLHITGDNGFGWLKTEKGVHRLVRISPFDANKKRHTSFASVDVYPDINDDIDIVVEDKDLEIDTYRASGAGGQHVNRTDSAVRITHKPSGIIVQCQNARSQHQNRAQAMRMLKSRLYEEELRKKEAAEKTDYDSKSEIGWGHQIRSYVLHPYQMVKDLRTGVETGNTAAVLDGDIDNFLSSALAMKVGVSRKEKE, from the coding sequence ATCTTTGACCTCCCTGCCCTGACAGAAAAATTAGAGGCCATCAACAAAATGGCCGATGATAAAGACCTGTGGCAAGATAATCAAAAGGCCGCCGGTCTTTTAAAAGAACGTTCTACAATCGAAAAAAAAATTGCCGCCATCGATAATATCGATAAACAATGGCAAGACGCCACCGCCATGACCGAGCTGGCGCGCGAGGCCGATGACCAAGCCATGTTGCAAGAAGCCAGCCGCGAATTAAAAAAAATTGCCGAGCAGATAGAAAAAAAACAATTGGAATCGTTGCTCAGCGGCGACGCCGACCATTACGGGTGCTTTTTGGAAATCCATGCCGGTGCCGGCGGCACCGAATCGCAAGATTGGGCCGAAATGTTATTAAGGCTTTACAGCCGCTGGGCGTCAGCCCATGATTACCAGGCCGAGTTGATTCAAGAAACCCGCGGCGAGGAAGCCGGCGTAAAATCGGTAACGCTTCACATCACCGGCGACAACGGCTTTGGCTGGCTAAAAACCGAAAAGGGCGTGCACCGCCTGGTGCGCATCTCCCCCTTTGACGCCAACAAAAAACGCCACACCTCCTTCGCCTCGGTCGATGTCTACCCCGACATCAACGACGATATCGATATCGTGGTCGAGGACAAGGATTTGGAAATTGATACCTATCGCGCGTCGGGTGCGGGCGGTCAACATGTCAACCGCACCGACAGCGCGGTGCGCATCACCCACAAACCATCTGGCATTATTGTGCAATGCCAAAACGCGCGGTCGCAACACCAAAACCGGGCGCAGGCGATGCGCATGTTGAAATCGCGCCTTTACGAGGAAGAATTGCGAAAAAAAGAAGCCGCCGAAAAAACCGATTACGACAGCAAATCAGAAATCGGTTGGGGGCATCAAATTCGCTCCTACGTCTTGCACCCCTACCAAATGGTCAAGGACCTGCGCACCGGCGTCGAAACCGGCAACACCGCCGCGGTGCTTGACGGCGACATCGATAATTTTCTATCATCCGCCCTGGCCATGAAAGTTGGCGTCTCAAGAAAAGAAAAGGAATAA
- a CDS encoding D-sedoheptulose 7-phosphate isomerase: MPAIRFENYCRTVAQNMDGLQRLAPTISAVIGLCIQSLTAGNKIIFIGNGGSAADSQHLSAELIGRYKKNRPSIAAIALTTDTSAITAIANDFGYDEVFARQLAGLGDVGDVLFALSTSGNSANILRAISVAKEMGIAVVGMTGAGGGKMAGICNHLINVPSPDTNHIQEMHITVGHFICGEIEEAFATQPKK; the protein is encoded by the coding sequence ATGCCCGCCATCCGTTTTGAAAATTATTGCCGCACCGTCGCCCAAAATATGGATGGGTTGCAACGGCTAGCACCCACCATTTCGGCCGTTATCGGTCTTTGCATTCAATCCTTAACCGCCGGCAACAAAATTATCTTTATCGGCAACGGCGGTTCGGCCGCCGACAGCCAACATCTATCCGCCGAATTAATCGGTCGTTATAAAAAAAATCGGCCAAGCATCGCCGCCATCGCCCTGACCACCGACACCTCGGCCATCACCGCCATCGCCAACGATTTTGGTTACGACGAAGTCTTCGCCCGCCAACTGGCCGGCCTGGGGGATGTAGGCGACGTCCTCTTCGCCCTTTCCACCAGCGGCAACAGCGCGAATATCTTGCGCGCCATAAGCGTCGCGAAAGAAATGGGCATCGCCGTGGTCGGCATGACCGGTGCGGGCGGCGGCAAAATGGCCGGTATATGCAACCACCTTATCAATGTGCCCTCCCCCGATACAAACCATATCCAAGAAATGCACATCACGGTTGGTCATTTCATTTGCGGCGAGATAGAGGAAGCCTTCGCAACCCAACCAAAAAAATAA
- a CDS encoding nucleotide exchange factor GrpE produces the protein MLDNDKKNNGATDNPTDNNESQPAGGHAENNQPADATADAPHPHLSDADKIAELENQLAEAKDKMLRGLADADNIKKRAMKDVEDTRKYAPQVIIREILPIFDNLAEAMKNISQEEKDANPKIGQLFNSLELIAKMTDIAFEKFAISKTASVGQKFNPNLHQALSTKPANGQGKDIIAEVLQQGYQLHDRLIRPALVVVYQ, from the coding sequence ATGCTTGATAACGATAAAAAAAATAACGGCGCGACCGATAACCCAACCGACAATAATGAATCGCAACCTGCTGGCGGCCATGCGGAAAACAACCAACCCGCCGATGCAACGGCCGACGCCCCCCACCCGCACCTCAGCGATGCCGACAAAATCGCCGAATTAGAAAACCAATTGGCCGAAGCGAAAGACAAAATGTTGCGCGGCCTGGCCGACGCCGACAATATAAAAAAACGCGCGATGAAAGATGTCGAGGACACCCGCAAATACGCGCCGCAAGTTATCATCCGCGAAATCCTACCGATTTTTGATAACCTGGCCGAGGCAATGAAAAACATCAGCCAAGAAGAAAAAGACGCCAACCCGAAAATCGGTCAATTATTCAATAGTTTGGAATTGATTGCAAAAATGACCGACATCGCATTTGAAAAATTCGCCATCAGCAAAACCGCCAGCGTCGGCCAAAAATTCAACCCAAACCTGCACCAGGCATTATCAACCAAACCCGCCAATGGCCAAGGCAAAGACATAATCGCCGAGGTGCTACAGCAAGGTTACCAATTGCACGACCGCCTCATCCGCCCGGCGTTGGTCGTCGTCTATCAATAA
- the cysS gene encoding cysteine--tRNA ligase: MNDIYIFNTATSKKEKFVPIDEKNVRMYVCGPTVYDDIHIGNARPLIVFDVMYRLLNLKYAGHVKYVRNITDIDDKIINRAREKNITPEQLTTQTIADFHAITTALDCEFAIEPRATQHIDDMKTMIAQLVEKKFAYEKDGHVLFDVSKMPDYGKFAKRPLDDLIAGARVEVAPYKKSPLDFVLWKPAKDGEPSFHSPWGDGRPGWHIECSAMAEKELGGHFDIHGGGQDLIFPHHQNELAQSTGCGHAFANYWMHNGFILINGKKMSKSEGNFITVKDLLEKQKISRQVLRLLMLSTHYRQPLDFTEAKLQEMMNVWDKIQNMTKIITKVFPSEELFWAKAGGVTLNQNNRMIKMLSDDLDTINFFKEFYALMTNINKNNKRDDMIEFFHAMTFLGIEPRTRDTISHENTKFVSLSKNFGKTLFFQQILLLNGDRLKLKKEKDFAAADNLRKQIEDMGFSVRDEADGTTLITEK, encoded by the coding sequence ATGAACGATATTTATATTTTTAACACCGCGACCAGCAAAAAAGAAAAATTTGTCCCAATAGACGAAAAAAACGTCCGCATGTATGTTTGCGGCCCGACGGTGTATGACGATATTCACATCGGCAACGCGCGGCCGTTGATTGTGTTCGACGTGATGTATCGTCTGTTAAACTTAAAATACGCCGGCCATGTAAAATACGTGCGCAACATCACCGACATCGATGATAAAATCATCAACCGCGCGCGCGAAAAAAATATCACGCCCGAACAATTAACAACGCAAACCATCGCCGATTTCCACGCCATTACCACCGCGTTGGATTGCGAGTTCGCCATTGAACCACGCGCCACGCAACACATCGACGACATGAAGACGATGATTGCGCAATTGGTGGAGAAAAAATTTGCCTATGAAAAAGATGGCCATGTGTTGTTCGATGTTAGCAAAATGCCCGATTACGGCAAATTCGCCAAACGGCCGTTGGATGATTTAATCGCCGGCGCGCGGGTTGAGGTCGCGCCCTATAAAAAATCGCCGCTCGATTTTGTATTGTGGAAACCGGCGAAGGATGGCGAGCCATCTTTTCATTCACCTTGGGGCGACGGCCGGCCGGGTTGGCATATCGAATGTTCTGCCATGGCGGAAAAAGAATTGGGTGGGCATTTTGACATTCACGGCGGCGGCCAAGATTTAATTTTTCCGCACCACCAAAACGAACTGGCGCAAAGCACGGGTTGCGGCCACGCATTTGCCAATTATTGGATGCACAATGGCTTCATTCTTATCAACGGCAAAAAAATGAGCAAGTCGGAGGGGAATTTTATCACCGTCAAGGATTTGCTCGAAAAGCAAAAAATTTCTCGGCAGGTTCTACGCCTGCTGATGCTTTCAACGCACTATCGCCAACCGCTCGATTTCACCGAAGCCAAGTTACAGGAGATGATGAATGTTTGGGATAAAATACAAAACATGACAAAAATAATAACGAAAGTTTTCCCATCCGAAGAATTGTTTTGGGCTAAAGCAGGCGGAGTGACGCTTAATCAAAATAATCGAATGATAAAAATGCTTAGCGATGACCTAGACACCATAAATTTTTTTAAAGAGTTTTACGCCCTTATGACCAACATAAATAAAAATAATAAACGTGACGATATGATAGAATTTTTTCATGCAATGACCTTTTTAGGTATCGAACCTCGAACGCGCGATACCATTTCCCATGAAAATACAAAGTTTGTCTCTTTGTCTAAAAATTTTGGCAAAACCTTATTCTTTCAGCAAATTCTGCTCCTTAATGGGGATAGGCTAAAACTGAAAAAAGAAAAAGACTTCGCCGCCGCAGACAACCTACGCAAACAAATCGAAGACATGGGTTTTTCGGTGCGGGATGAAGCCGATGGCACGACACTCATCACGGAAAAATAA
- a CDS encoding ribonuclease D, with the protein MNYELISNPAALVAFLQKLSSDDIIAIDTEFMREKTFFAELCLVQIGGKGGVAVIDTLAPGLIGAGKMDALWDFLNDPARVKVLHAGSQDIEIIYHLTKKIFPNIIDTQLASAVLGLGDNLGYQKLVEIFLKKNLDKTMQFINWYKRPLPARALDYAALDVIYLLEIYDEMKKMLVAQDRMVWLKEEMNKLLDVKSYALDPASAWKRLKRLPKGGKKMRAVQLLAAWRDEQAVKRNLPRGFVLRDELLLDICNHLPTRPEDLKNMRGAHGLMQHDRTMAAIFDIMKQAMKEGSEAAPSERKESVDVPENALEVLKLLLKIVARQQNVVARVIAREADLIDFLLKKPEARIMQDWRYEVFGKRAEKLLRGELSFTLKNNDIEFIESP; encoded by the coding sequence ATGAATTATGAATTGATTAGCAATCCCGCGGCGTTGGTTGCTTTTTTACAAAAATTGTCAAGCGACGATATCATTGCGATTGATACCGAATTCATGCGCGAGAAAACTTTTTTCGCCGAATTATGTTTGGTGCAAATCGGTGGCAAGGGCGGGGTCGCGGTTATCGACACCCTGGCCCCCGGGTTGATTGGCGCGGGTAAGATGGACGCGCTGTGGGATTTTTTAAACGACCCGGCGCGGGTCAAGGTGTTGCATGCCGGGTCACAAGATATAGAAATTATTTATCATCTTACCAAAAAAATATTCCCCAACATTATCGACACGCAATTGGCCTCCGCCGTGTTGGGGCTTGGCGATAACCTGGGTTATCAAAAATTGGTCGAGATATTTTTGAAAAAAAATCTTGATAAAACCATGCAATTTATCAATTGGTATAAACGCCCCCTGCCGGCACGCGCGTTGGATTACGCCGCGTTGGATGTTATTTATTTATTAGAAATTTATGACGAGATGAAAAAAATGCTGGTGGCGCAGGACCGCATGGTCTGGCTCAAGGAAGAAATGAACAAATTGCTGGATGTCAAAAGCTACGCCCTCGACCCCGCCAGCGCGTGGAAAAGATTGAAGCGACTCCCCAAGGGTGGCAAAAAAATGCGCGCCGTGCAATTGTTGGCGGCATGGCGCGATGAGCAAGCGGTGAAAAGAAACCTGCCGCGCGGTTTTGTCCTGCGCGATGAATTGTTGCTTGATATTTGCAACCATTTACCAACGCGTCCCGAGGATTTAAAAAACATGCGTGGCGCGCACGGCCTAATGCAACATGACCGCACCATGGCGGCAATTTTTGATATCATGAAGCAAGCCATGAAGGAAGGTAGCGAGGCCGCGCCCAGCGAGCGAAAAGAATCGGTCGATGTACCCGAAAACGCGCTTGAGGTATTAAAATTATTATTAAAAATAGTCGCGCGGCAACAAAATGTCGTGGCGCGCGTCATTGCGCGCGAGGCCGACCTTATCGATTTTTTATTAAAAAAGCCCGAGGCACGAATTATGCAAGATTGGCGTTACGAGGTTTTTGGCAAACGCGCCGAAAAATTATTGCGCGGCGAGCTGTCCTTCACATTAAAAAATAACGACATCGAATTTATAGAATCGCCATGA
- a CDS encoding nicotinate phosphoribosyltransferase, whose product MNNQNLILLTDAYKTSHWQLYPDNTTFVHSYAEARTGDLIQFFGLQIYLKQYLQRPITQQDINEAEEFTKTYGLPFYKTGWKKILKNHGGFLPLKIKSVDEGTNLTASNVLLTVENTDPEFYWLPSYVETQILRAIWYPTTVASLSKKIKNIILAYLKKNGDEQSINLKLHDFGARGVSSHESAMIGSAAHLVNFDGSDTLEGSLALQQYYDAPVVGRSIPATEHTNIIAFGDGKESEERAFRKLLSAYAKPGAVLACVSDTRNIYLAIDKLWGDALRQDIIDSGATLVIRPDSGDPSIIAPSCVHLLDHKFGHTVNRKGYKVLNNVRVIQGDGITYETISSILAILDDMGYSGDNITFGMGGALLQIPNRNTHSFAYKCSAVRVNDTLIETYKSPITDRGKASKKGILKLIKSEGVFKTVTTKEAGDDYLQERFNNGKLINPTNFAEVRRNSLID is encoded by the coding sequence ATGAATAACCAAAATCTTATCCTGTTGACCGATGCTTATAAAACATCACACTGGCAACTTTATCCTGACAACACGACGTTTGTTCATTCCTACGCCGAGGCACGCACCGGTGATTTGATTCAATTCTTCGGCTTGCAAATCTATCTCAAACAATACTTGCAACGCCCCATCACGCAACAGGACATCAACGAGGCCGAGGAATTTACCAAAACCTATGGCCTGCCATTTTATAAAACCGGTTGGAAAAAAATCCTTAAGAACCATGGCGGCTTCCTGCCCTTAAAAATAAAATCGGTGGATGAGGGCACCAACCTGACGGCGTCAAATGTTTTATTGACGGTCGAAAACACCGACCCAGAATTTTACTGGTTGCCGTCCTATGTCGAAACGCAAATTTTGCGCGCCATTTGGTATCCGACCACGGTGGCCAGCCTGTCAAAAAAAATTAAAAATATCATTCTGGCTTACCTGAAAAAAAATGGCGATGAGCAATCGATTAATCTAAAGTTGCATGATTTCGGCGCGCGTGGCGTTTCGTCGCACGAATCGGCGATGATTGGCAGTGCGGCGCATCTTGTCAATTTTGATGGCAGTGACACGTTGGAGGGTTCGCTCGCCCTGCAACAATATTACGACGCGCCGGTGGTTGGCCGCTCCATCCCCGCGACCGAACATACCAACATCATTGCCTTTGGCGACGGCAAGGAAAGCGAGGAGCGGGCGTTCCGTAAACTTCTGTCGGCCTATGCCAAACCGGGCGCGGTGCTGGCCTGCGTTTCGGACACGCGAAATATTTACCTAGCGATTGATAAATTATGGGGCGATGCCTTGCGCCAAGACATCATTGATAGCGGCGCGACCCTGGTGATTCGCCCCGACAGCGGCGACCCGTCTATCATTGCGCCGTCTTGCGTGCACCTGCTCGACCATAAATTCGGCCACACGGTTAATAGAAAAGGATATAAGGTATTAAATAATGTGCGGGTTATCCAGGGCGATGGCATTACGTATGAAACTATTTCGTCAATCCTTGCCATCCTTGATGACATGGGTTACTCGGGCGACAATATTACCTTTGGCATGGGCGGCGCGTTGTTGCAAATTCCCAATCGCAACACGCACTCCTTCGCCTACAAATGCAGTGCGGTGCGGGTGAATGATACGTTGATAGAAACATACAAATCGCCCATCACCGACCGCGGCAAGGCCAGCAAAAAAGGCATTTTAAAATTGATAAAATCCGAAGGGGTTTTTAAAACCGTAACCACCAAGGAAGCGGGCGATGATTATTTGCAGGAGCGTTTCAACAATGGCAAATTGATAAACCCCACCAACTTCGCCGAGGTAAGGCGCAACAGCTTGATAGATTAA